In Miscanthus floridulus cultivar M001 chromosome 5, ASM1932011v1, whole genome shotgun sequence, one genomic interval encodes:
- the LOC136451003 gene encoding selenium-binding protein 1-like: protein MAGAAVAAAANGGACCHAAKGPGYATPLEAMEKGPREKLVYVTCVYNGTGINKPDYLATVDLDPDSPTYSQVIHRLPVTHIGDELHHSGWNSCSSCHGDPSAKRRFLILPSLLSGRVYVVDTATDPRAPSLHKVVESEDIAEKTGLGFPHTSHCLASGDIMISCLGDKEGNAAGNGFLLLDSEFNVKGRWEKPGHSPLFGYDFWYQPRHKTMISSSWGAPAAFRTGFNLQHVQDGLYGRHLHVYDWPGGELKQTLDLGDTGLIPLEVRFLHDPSKDTGYVGCALTSNMVRFFKTADGSWSHEVAISVKPLKVRNWILPEMPGLITDFVISLDDRYLYLVNWLHGDIRQYNIEDPAKPFLAGQVWVGGLLQKGSDVVYVTDDGQEEQYNVPQVKGHRLRGGPQMIQLSLDGKRIYVTNSLFSRWDEQFFGDDLVKKGSHMLQIDVDTEKGGLAINPNFFVDFGTEPDGPALAHEMRYPGGDCTSDIWI, encoded by the exons ATGGCCggagcagcggtggcggcggcggcgaacggaGGGGCGTGCTGCCACGCCGCCAAGGGACCTGGGTACGCCACACCGCTGGAGGCCATGGAGAAGGGACCCAGGGAGAAGCTCGTCTACGTCACCTGCGTCTACAACG GTACTGGAATTAACAAGCCGGATTACCTTGCGACGGTGGATCTGGATCCCGACTCTCCTACATACTCCCAGGTGATCCACAGGCTCCCAGTCACCCACATCGGCGATGAGCTGCATCACTCTGGCTGGAACTCCTGCAGCTCCTGCCACGGCGATCCATCAGCCAAGCGCCGCTTCCTGATCCTACCTTCGCTGCT GTCAGGTCGTGTGTATGTCGTTGACACAGCGACAGACCCGAGGGCACCATCCTTGCATAAGGTGGTTGAGTCTGAGGACATTGCTGAGAAGACTGGGCTTGGGTTTCCTCACACGTCTCACTGCCTTGCATCTGGTGACATTATGATTTCTTGCCTTGGGGACAAGGAAGGGAATGCAGCTGGCAATGGCTTCCTGCTGTTGGATTCGGAGTTTAATGTCAAAGGCCG TTGGGAAAAGCCAGGTCATAGTCCATTGTTTGGATATGACTTCTGGTACCAGCCCCGCCACAAGACGATGATCAGTTCATCATGGGGAGCCCCTGCAGCGTTCAGGACAGGTTTCAATCTTCAACATGTCCAGGATGGCCTGTACGGAAGGCACCTGCATGTGTACGACTGGCCTGGTGGTGAGCTCAAGCAGACACTTGATCTAGGTGACACTGGACTTATTCCCCTTGAG GTGAGGTTTTTACATGATCCATCAAAGGACACTGGCTATGTCGGCTGTGCTTTGACAAGCAACATGGTGAGATTTTTCAAGACCGCGGATGGATCGTGGAGCCATGAG GTTGCTATCTCTGTAAAACCATTGAAGGTCCGCAACTGGATTCTGCCAGAAATGCCAGGATTGATAACTGATTTCGTTATCTCTCTTGACGACCGTTATCTCTACTTGGTAAATTGGCTTCATGGTGATATCAGGCAGTACAACATTGAGGATCCTGCGAAGCCTTTCTTGGCTGGACAAGTATGGGTTGGTGGTCTTCTTCAAAAGGGCAGTGATGTCGTCTATGTTACTGATGATGGTCAGGAAGAACAGTATAATGTGCCTCAAGTCAAG GGTCATCGACTTAGAGGTGGACCACAGATGATTCAGCTGAGCTTGGATGGCAAGAGGATATATGTAACCAACTCACTTTTCAGCCGTTGGGATGAGCAGTTCTTTGgtgatgatcttgtcaagaagGGCTCCCACATGTTGCAGATCGATGTCGACACCGAGAAAGGAGGGCTGGCTATCAACCCCAACTTCTTTGTAGATTTTGGCACCGAGCCTGATGGTCCTGCCCTGGCCCATGAGATGAGATATCCTGGTGGGGACTGCACCTCTGATATATGGATCTGA
- the LOC136451006 gene encoding glycine-rich RNA-binding protein 2, mitochondrial-like — MAAFNKLGGLLRHSALASGVAASSSPAVFNAARLMSTKLFVGGLSWGVDDVKLREAFSGFGDVTEARVITDRDTGRSRGFGFVNYTNSDDANAAISGMDGKEIDGRPVRVNIATDRPAGNRGGGGYGGGSFGGGGYGGGNQSYGGGY; from the exons ATGGCGGCCTTCAACAAGCTCGGTGGCCTTCTAAGGCACAGTGCTCTGGCGAGCGGTGTCGCTGCTAGCTCTTCACCTGCAGTGTTCAATGCTGCTCGTCTCATGTCCACCAAGCTATTTGTTGGTG GTCTTTCATGGGGTGTTGATGACGTGAAACTGAGAGAAGCTTTTAGCGGCTTCGGAGATGTTACTGAAG CGCGAGTGATCACGGACAGGGATACTGGGAGGTCAAGAGGCTTTGGCtttgttaactacaccaacagtGATGATGCCAATGCAGCTATATCTGGAATGGATGGCAAG GAAATTGATGGGCGGCCGGTACGTGTCAACATCGCTACAGACAGACCTGCAGGGAACCGAGGTGGTGGTGGCTATGGCGGTGGCAGTTTCGGAGGTGGTGGCTATGGTGGTGGCAACCAAAGCTATGGTGGTGGCTATTAA
- the LOC136451007 gene encoding uncharacterized protein: MNPPHPEPGLPRRHHHLVHLHLDLRHHHHVHIHLCCCHHHHHHAAHLLAPAPLAHLHDNQQLHPAPVLFPNTYPSTAPWQPAPPHAAVREGVEDFDPEPELLHAEEAEVNEEEEPVFVLTDEWAEFFAKSEAKRRLAKQQKKKGWK; this comes from the exons ATGAATCCGCCGCACCCAGAGCCGGGCCttccccgccgccaccaccacctggtccacctccacctcgacctgcgccaccaccaccacgtccACATCCACCTCTGCTgctgccatcaccaccaccaccacgccgcccaCCTGCTCGCTCCCGCGCCGCTGGCCCATCTCCACGACAACCAGCAACTGCACCCGGCTCCCGTGCTCTTCCCCAACACCTACCCGAGCACGGCGCCCTGGCAGCCGGCGCCGCCCCACGCCGCCGTAAGAGAAGGCGTGGAGGATTTCGATCCCGAGCCGGAGCTGCTGCACGCGGAGGAAGCGGAGGTGaacgaggaggaggagccggtgtTCGTGCTTACGGACGAGTGGGCGGAGTTCTTCGCCAAATCCGAGGCGAAGAGGAGACTGG CTAAACAGCAGAAGAAGAAGGGCTGGAAGTGA